The following are encoded in a window of Geobacter metallireducens GS-15 genomic DNA:
- the hemC gene encoding hydroxymethylbilane synthase, whose product MAPKQLRIGTRASQLALWQANWVKGELEKRYPGMAVELVKIKTMGDKILDVPLAQVGGKGLFVKEIEEAMLRGEIDIAVHSMKDVPTEFPEGLGLYCITEREDPRDAVISRGVKFADLPQGARIGTSALRRQAQILKVRPDLQMVVIRGNVETRIRKLTDENLDAVILAAAGLNRLGFADQVSEYLPVELSLPAIGQGALGIECRLDDETIKDTIAFFNHPDTAHAVRAERALLWRCEGGCQVPIAAHGQVSGDTLTLTGFVASVDGTRSVKDTISGPVTECEKLGIALAEKLLADGAHEILAEVYQREVAREKEIPV is encoded by the coding sequence ATGGCACCGAAGCAGCTGAGAATAGGAACCCGGGCGAGCCAGCTTGCCCTCTGGCAGGCCAACTGGGTGAAGGGTGAGCTGGAAAAGCGCTACCCCGGCATGGCCGTGGAACTCGTCAAGATCAAGACCATGGGGGACAAGATCCTCGACGTCCCCCTGGCCCAGGTGGGGGGCAAGGGGCTCTTTGTCAAGGAGATTGAAGAGGCGATGCTCCGGGGCGAGATCGATATCGCGGTCCACAGCATGAAGGACGTCCCCACCGAATTCCCCGAGGGGCTCGGCCTCTACTGCATCACCGAGCGGGAGGACCCGCGCGATGCCGTCATCTCCCGGGGGGTGAAATTCGCCGACCTTCCCCAGGGGGCTCGTATCGGCACCTCGGCCCTGCGCCGCCAGGCCCAGATCCTCAAGGTGCGCCCCGACCTCCAGATGGTGGTCATCCGCGGCAACGTGGAGACCCGCATCCGCAAGCTCACCGACGAGAACCTGGATGCGGTCATTCTGGCCGCTGCCGGCCTGAACCGCCTCGGCTTCGCCGACCAGGTCTCCGAGTACCTGCCGGTGGAGCTGTCGCTCCCGGCCATCGGCCAGGGGGCCCTCGGCATCGAGTGCCGCCTCGATGACGAAACCATCAAGGATACCATCGCCTTCTTCAACCACCCCGACACCGCCCACGCGGTCCGGGCCGAGCGGGCGCTTCTGTGGCGCTGCGAAGGCGGCTGCCAGGTCCCCATAGCCGCCCACGGCCAGGTTTCCGGCGACACCCTCACCCTCACCGGCTTCGTCGCCTCGGTGGATGGCACCCGCTCGGTGAAGGACACCATCTCCGGACCGGTGACGGAGTGCGAGAAGCTCGGCATTGCCCTGGCGGAGAAGCTCCTGGCCGACGGCGCCCACGAGATCCTCGCTGAGGTCTACCAGCGGGAAGTGGCGCGGGAGAAGGAAATCCCGGTCTAG
- the ccsB gene encoding c-type cytochrome biogenesis protein CcsB: protein MNALFFKLTLAIYFAATIAYLAYLVKPREVLGKVSCWILSAGFVAHCAYTVDRYLEAGHTPITNLHESLSFFSLAVVGIYILFERKYRIFILGSFVTPVAFLLMAASTGFPSAIMPLNPALKSKWLMVHTVMAFLSYAAFSVAFGAAIMYLIQQHFLKSKKLGPMYQKLPSLDILDEINYRCLTIGFPLLTFAIISGAIWAESAWGTYWSWDPKETWSLITWFVYAALLHGRLTTGWRGKKAAILAIVGFFVLLFTFLGVNLFLSGLHSYK from the coding sequence ATGAACGCCCTGTTCTTCAAACTGACCCTGGCCATCTACTTCGCAGCCACCATTGCCTACCTGGCTTACCTCGTCAAACCCCGGGAAGTACTCGGCAAGGTTTCCTGCTGGATTCTCTCGGCGGGGTTCGTGGCTCACTGTGCCTACACGGTCGACCGGTACCTGGAGGCGGGACACACTCCCATCACCAACCTCCACGAGTCCCTCTCCTTCTTCAGTCTTGCCGTTGTAGGCATCTACATCCTCTTCGAGCGGAAATACCGGATCTTCATCCTCGGCTCCTTCGTCACCCCTGTGGCATTCCTGCTCATGGCGGCCTCCACCGGCTTTCCCTCGGCCATCATGCCGTTGAATCCGGCCCTCAAGAGCAAATGGCTCATGGTCCACACGGTCATGGCGTTCCTGAGTTACGCCGCCTTCTCCGTTGCCTTTGGCGCCGCCATCATGTACCTGATCCAGCAGCATTTCCTCAAGAGCAAGAAGCTGGGCCCCATGTACCAGAAGCTTCCTTCCCTGGACATACTGGACGAGATCAACTATCGCTGCCTCACCATCGGGTTCCCGCTTCTCACCTTCGCCATCATCTCGGGTGCCATCTGGGCTGAATCCGCGTGGGGAACCTACTGGAGCTGGGACCCGAAGGAAACCTGGTCCCTCATCACCTGGTTCGTCTACGCGGCGCTGCTCCACGGCAGGCTAACCACCGGATGGAGGGGAAAGAAGGCCGCCATTCTCGCCATTGTCGGCTTCTTCGTCCTCCTGTTCACCTTCCTCGGCGTGAACCTGTTCCTGTCGGGGCTGCACAGTTACAAATAA
- the trxA gene encoding thioredoxin TrxA, with amino-acid sequence MASEKVLTFSDDNFDTDVLKATVPVLVDFWATWCAPCKAIAPVIDAIADEYDGKVKVGKVNVDDNPGTPGKYGVRGIPTVILFKDGKVVDQVVGAVPKAQLEALIKKAL; translated from the coding sequence ATGGCCAGTGAAAAGGTGCTGACGTTCAGTGATGATAACTTCGATACCGATGTGCTCAAGGCTACCGTTCCGGTCCTTGTGGATTTCTGGGCCACCTGGTGCGCCCCCTGCAAGGCCATCGCCCCGGTCATCGACGCCATTGCCGACGAGTACGACGGCAAGGTGAAGGTCGGCAAGGTAAACGTGGACGACAACCCCGGCACCCCCGGCAAGTATGGCGTACGCGGCATCCCTACGGTCATCCTCTTCAAGGACGGCAAGGTTGTCGACCAGGTCGTAGGGGCTGTTCCCAAGGCTCAGCTTGAGGCCCTCATCAAGAAGGCGCTCTAG
- the uvrC gene encoding excinuclease ABC subunit UvrC, translating to MFDKSRLNTLPESPGVYLMKGSDGTILYVGKAKSLRKRVRSYFGAAGESRYHIRFLVARVAEVEVIVTDTEKEALILENTLIKKHRPRYNLDLRDDKTYFSLRMDMNEEFPRLTIIRKVRQDGARYFGPYSSAASAREALKQLYRLFPLRHYPLETCRRRRRPCLFYQLRQCSAPCHGLISPEEYQGLVQGAALFLDGKNRDLLKTYRERMASAAANERYEEAARYRDLIRAIEVTVEKQKMVTTGGDADVLGIHREGSSLSLALLFIRGGRLIGSRSYLLAWELEDEEAVSSFLNDYYSREVFIPDEVLVPLPVADSAALAELLSERRGKRTSVAHPQRGTKAGLVKLAGKNAEAALREKQKREEGAEAVLTELKERLHLRNLPRCIECYDISNIQGTYPVGSRVSFRDGKADKGGYRHYRIKTVAGADDFAMMHEVLSRRFRDSPAKDEHPDLIVVDGGIGQLNILTAVLRELQVEDVDAASLAKSRVERDMAAEELTRSTERVFLPGRKNPVILRQNSAPLLLLARIRDEAHRFAITYHQKLRGKDTIRSILDTIPGIGPKRRKELLRQFGSLRRIREASRDELAATPTIPPTLAESIWKSLHENDEGDTP from the coding sequence ATGTTCGACAAATCTCGCCTGAACACCCTCCCCGAATCCCCCGGCGTCTACCTCATGAAAGGGTCAGACGGCACCATCCTCTACGTGGGGAAGGCCAAGAGCCTCAGGAAACGGGTTCGCTCCTACTTCGGCGCTGCCGGTGAATCCCGCTACCACATCCGGTTCCTCGTGGCCCGGGTGGCGGAAGTGGAGGTCATTGTCACCGACACCGAGAAAGAGGCTCTCATCCTCGAGAACACTCTCATCAAGAAGCATCGCCCCCGTTATAACCTGGACCTGCGGGACGACAAGACCTACTTCTCGCTCCGCATGGACATGAACGAGGAGTTCCCCCGACTCACCATCATCCGGAAGGTGCGCCAGGACGGAGCCCGCTATTTCGGCCCCTATTCATCGGCCGCTTCGGCCCGCGAAGCCCTTAAGCAGCTCTACCGGCTCTTTCCCCTGCGCCACTACCCCCTTGAAACCTGCCGCCGGCGCCGGCGCCCCTGCCTCTTCTACCAGCTTAGGCAGTGCTCGGCTCCGTGTCACGGCCTCATCTCACCCGAGGAATACCAGGGCCTCGTCCAGGGGGCCGCCCTCTTTCTGGACGGGAAGAACCGTGACCTTCTGAAGACCTACCGGGAACGGATGGCATCCGCGGCAGCGAACGAGCGCTACGAGGAGGCGGCCCGCTACCGGGACCTCATCCGCGCCATCGAGGTAACGGTGGAAAAACAGAAAATGGTGACCACGGGAGGAGATGCCGACGTTCTCGGCATACACCGGGAAGGGAGCTCCCTCTCCCTCGCCCTCCTCTTCATCAGGGGAGGGCGTCTCATCGGCAGCCGCAGCTACCTTCTCGCCTGGGAACTGGAGGACGAGGAGGCCGTTTCGTCATTCCTCAACGACTACTACAGCCGGGAGGTCTTCATCCCCGACGAGGTGCTTGTTCCGCTGCCCGTGGCCGACAGCGCGGCACTGGCGGAACTTCTCTCCGAGCGGCGGGGCAAGCGGACAAGCGTAGCGCACCCCCAACGGGGAACAAAGGCCGGTCTGGTCAAACTCGCGGGGAAGAACGCCGAGGCGGCCCTTCGGGAGAAGCAGAAACGGGAGGAAGGAGCGGAAGCGGTCCTGACGGAACTGAAGGAACGGCTCCACCTGCGGAACCTCCCCCGCTGCATCGAGTGCTATGACATATCGAACATCCAGGGGACCTACCCAGTGGGAAGCAGGGTCTCGTTCCGTGACGGCAAGGCGGACAAGGGAGGCTATCGCCACTACCGGATCAAGACGGTCGCCGGCGCCGACGACTTCGCCATGATGCACGAGGTCCTCTCACGCCGGTTCAGGGACAGCCCGGCCAAGGACGAACATCCCGACCTGATTGTGGTTGACGGCGGCATCGGACAGTTGAACATCCTGACCGCCGTTCTCCGGGAGTTGCAGGTGGAGGATGTGGATGCCGCCTCCTTGGCCAAGAGCCGGGTGGAACGGGACATGGCGGCGGAAGAGCTGACACGGAGCACCGAGCGGGTCTTCCTCCCGGGCCGCAAAAACCCGGTGATCCTCCGCCAGAACAGCGCGCCACTCCTCCTCCTGGCACGGATCCGCGACGAGGCCCACCGCTTCGCCATCACCTACCACCAGAAACTGCGGGGAAAAGACACCATCCGGTCGATCCTCGACACCATTCCAGGAATCGGGCCGAAACGGCGGAAGGAACTTCTGCGGCAATTCGGAAGCCTGCGGCGAATACGGGAAGCGAGTCGGGATGAGCTGGCCGCCACCCCGACCATTCCGCCGACCCTAGCCGAGAGCATCTGGAAATCTCTCCACGAAAACGACGAAGGCGACACCCCCTGA
- a CDS encoding TlpA family protein disulfide reductase, with protein MRIVPVLRAFVAAAGFTMAVASPSLAIPQKGQPAPPLKVVSTSGQQISLANYKGYVLVIDFFATWCPPCREAIPHLNGISRKYGRQGLQVLGLSLDDGDEGAVKDFIASKRIVYPVALAGQDVQTDYGLRSLPTVYVIDKRGNVADRFMGGSDATLKNMETLIKKLLAEK; from the coding sequence ATGCGGATAGTCCCTGTTTTGAGAGCTTTTGTTGCGGCGGCCGGTTTTACGATGGCGGTTGCCTCGCCGTCGCTTGCCATCCCCCAGAAAGGGCAGCCTGCCCCGCCCCTCAAGGTGGTAAGCACCTCCGGGCAGCAGATAAGTCTCGCCAATTACAAGGGGTATGTGTTGGTCATCGATTTTTTCGCCACCTGGTGCCCCCCCTGCAGAGAGGCTATTCCGCATCTGAATGGCATCAGCAGGAAGTACGGCAGGCAGGGACTCCAGGTCCTGGGGCTCTCGCTTGACGATGGCGATGAGGGGGCAGTCAAGGACTTCATCGCCAGCAAGCGGATAGTCTATCCCGTGGCCCTTGCCGGCCAGGATGTCCAGACCGATTACGGTCTCCGGTCCCTCCCCACGGTGTACGTCATCGACAAGAGGGGAAATGTGGCCGACAGGTTCATGGGAGGTTCGGACGCCACCCTCAAGAACATGGAAACCCTCATCAAGAAGCTCCTGGCCGAAAAATAG
- a CDS encoding precorrin-2 dehydrogenase/sirohydrochlorin ferrochelatase family protein, whose product MSQFPVNLNLRERNAVIVGGGAVAARKCLLLMEAGARVTVIAPRLDPRLEELRREGWIICHARQYGEGDLADAFLAFAATDNPAVNLHVARDAAALGILVDITGAPEHGSFTTPAHFRRGDLLVAVSTGGKSPALAQSICNDLAQRFGPEYAETVAILGAVREKLLTVRGNRTYNKAVLRTLADADLPGLIRRGEYETIDRLLVTHAGPGFTLASLGTRTEDPA is encoded by the coding sequence ATGTCCCAATTCCCCGTAAACCTGAACCTTCGCGAGCGGAATGCCGTCATCGTCGGCGGCGGTGCCGTTGCCGCACGCAAGTGCCTTCTCCTTATGGAAGCGGGAGCGCGGGTCACCGTGATCGCTCCCCGCCTCGATCCCCGCCTGGAAGAACTTCGGAGGGAAGGCTGGATCATCTGCCACGCCCGCCAGTACGGGGAGGGGGACCTTGCAGATGCCTTTCTCGCCTTCGCAGCCACGGACAACCCCGCCGTGAACCTGCACGTGGCCAGGGACGCGGCTGCCCTCGGCATCCTTGTGGACATCACCGGTGCGCCGGAGCACGGAAGTTTTACAACTCCGGCGCACTTCCGCAGGGGAGATCTTCTGGTCGCCGTCTCCACGGGAGGGAAGAGCCCGGCCCTGGCTCAGAGCATCTGTAACGATCTGGCACAACGATTCGGCCCCGAATACGCTGAAACCGTTGCGATACTTGGCGCAGTCCGTGAAAAGCTGTTGACTGTCCGCGGCAACCGCACCTACAATAAGGCGGTTTTACGCACCCTTGCCGATGCCGACCTCCCCGGCCTGATCCGGCGGGGGGAATACGAAACGATCGACCGCCTCCTCGTGACCCACGCCGGCCCCGGTTTTACCCTGGCCTCGCTGGGAACGAGGACCGAGGACCCCGCATGA
- the hemA gene encoding glutamyl-tRNA reductase, with protein sequence MNIVVVGLSHKTASVDIREKVAFAPTQMEKPLRALLAIEDIAEAVIVSTCNRVEVYISTRDIAGGMARIKRFLADYHGISPEILEPHLYAHHGEAAIRHVFRVASSLDSMVVGEPQILGQIKTAYGYAAEFKTSGIILNRFLHKAFSVAKRVRTETKIASSAVSVSFAAVELARKIFGNLSDKTVMLIGAGEMCELAAKHFINNGVRGVMVTNRTYERAVKLAEEFEGKPVSFDDLFDQLHKADIVLSSTGATQFIIKPKDVEEVIRRRKLKPMFFIDIAVPRDIDPKVNDVENVYLYDMDDLQGVVASNLQQRAEEAKKAEAIIDEEIGQFHKWLSNLEVTPTIVALRSKFEETRKAELEKTLASWKDLPPDGAKRLEALTTAIVNKLLHPPTATLKRVGQGGRTDLYVDALRTLFELQTGESEAEELGELEE encoded by the coding sequence ATGAACATTGTGGTTGTGGGGCTGTCACACAAGACCGCCTCCGTCGATATACGGGAAAAAGTCGCCTTCGCACCGACACAGATGGAAAAGCCGCTGCGGGCGCTATTGGCCATCGAGGACATTGCCGAAGCGGTCATCGTTTCCACCTGCAATCGGGTGGAAGTATACATCTCCACCCGCGACATCGCCGGCGGGATGGCGCGGATCAAGCGTTTTCTGGCCGACTACCACGGCATCTCCCCCGAAATCCTCGAACCTCACCTTTACGCCCACCACGGCGAGGCAGCCATCCGGCACGTCTTCCGGGTCGCTTCAAGCCTCGACTCCATGGTGGTGGGAGAGCCCCAGATCCTGGGCCAGATCAAGACCGCCTACGGTTACGCCGCCGAGTTCAAGACCAGCGGCATCATCCTCAACCGCTTCCTCCACAAGGCTTTCTCCGTGGCCAAGCGGGTGCGGACCGAAACGAAGATCGCCTCGTCGGCCGTCTCCGTCTCCTTTGCCGCGGTGGAACTGGCCCGAAAGATTTTCGGCAATCTCTCGGACAAGACGGTCATGCTCATCGGCGCCGGCGAGATGTGCGAACTGGCAGCCAAGCACTTCATCAACAACGGGGTGCGGGGGGTCATGGTCACCAACCGGACCTACGAACGGGCCGTGAAGCTGGCCGAGGAGTTCGAGGGGAAACCGGTCTCCTTCGACGACCTCTTCGACCAGCTCCATAAGGCCGACATCGTTCTCTCCTCCACCGGCGCCACCCAATTCATCATCAAACCCAAGGACGTGGAGGAGGTGATCCGGCGCCGGAAGCTGAAGCCCATGTTCTTCATCGACATCGCGGTGCCTCGGGACATCGATCCCAAGGTGAACGACGTGGAGAACGTCTACCTCTATGACATGGACGACCTCCAGGGGGTCGTCGCCTCCAACCTGCAGCAGCGGGCCGAGGAGGCGAAAAAGGCCGAGGCGATTATCGACGAGGAAATCGGCCAGTTCCACAAGTGGCTCTCCAACCTGGAGGTGACGCCGACCATCGTGGCGCTCCGGTCGAAATTCGAGGAGACGCGGAAGGCCGAGTTGGAAAAGACCCTCGCCTCCTGGAAGGACCTCCCCCCCGACGGGGCCAAGCGGCTGGAGGCCCTCACCACCGCCATCGTCAACAAGCTCCTCCACCCCCCTACCGCAACCCTCAAGCGGGTGGGCCAGGGAGGGCGGACCGACCTCTACGTGGATGCCCTCCGTACCCTCTTCGAGCTCCAGACCGGCGAGTCTGAGGCGGAGGAACTTGGAGAGCTGGAAGAGTAA
- a CDS encoding tetratricopeptide repeat protein: MKYFRTAAFRCLTGCLIIASLLSTPVYAVNSDDSQVFIAGFNAYQKKDYQTAIERMKTVLEKYPDTPLRDMAIFWLARANFKAGFERDAARYMSQFMKEYPDSPLKGTVEDELLGLVARFDKGEQLPVTAKRPASATVAAAPAPERKALAEKTAAAKQAAEQAARTVSEAERLAAEKAAAEKVAAERAAAEKAAAERVAAERMAAEKAAREKAEAERMALAKATAEKAAAERAAAEKAAAERAEAERLAAEKLAKEKAEAERLASEKAAKEKAEAERLALEKAAAEKAAAERAAVEKAAAERAAAERLAAEKFAREKAEAERLAAEKTAREKVEAERLAALKAADEKAAVERAAAETLAADRAAAERIAAEKAAREKSAAEQAAREKAEAEKRAAERLAAEKVAAEKAAAELRLAEQKAREKAEADRLAAEKATRERAAAEKLTAEKAEASKRATLREKAIGEYKSLIDRFPGTRAAATATAKLKDLGIVYPVPGTAAVASKPAPSEKNAQILSLEVGQFADADLTVAPVSQSLEVGKRHDIPFEVANRGNGTDSFYLESGFPAEFGAQFADAARKEIPVNMTPPIAPGERFNGVVSVTVPREYIDGQKMIYPIKIASRMDRDATQARDIMFAASAPLLRAVVKTDKGQILPGEKVAYRVTLLNIGTATAQGVSLRLNYPPQYEPVSPVGTGLKQEMKAALVLDAIRLASGESREFDVAFQLKDEAIAQQELFLRADVVNTELQTRDSFISASSFVKPVSGVAVRTNSDKLVVIPGQSIAVPLIVTNTGNVREDFLIKPQLPPNVTYTFYQDLNRDGIRQTNEPIINHVGPLAPKEESYVILDLSTPAAESDGTAATVSMAFEPESDKAKSVTANLRLVYARPVVELAMSGKGGRLKPGEVSSFELNFTNRGSSMAKAVELQSVLPEDLELVASDPSFGRAKNGDYIWKFDELGAGEKRVIKVTFRVKAGTAVGRSIQVKNVLNYQDQLGNRY; this comes from the coding sequence ATGAAATATTTCCGCACTGCCGCTTTCCGGTGCCTGACCGGATGTCTCATAATCGCGTCGCTCCTTTCCACTCCCGTCTATGCTGTCAACTCCGACGATTCCCAGGTATTCATCGCAGGTTTCAACGCCTACCAGAAAAAGGACTACCAGACCGCCATCGAGCGGATGAAGACGGTCCTTGAGAAATACCCCGACACTCCCTTGCGCGACATGGCCATCTTCTGGCTTGCCCGGGCCAATTTCAAGGCGGGGTTCGAGCGGGACGCGGCACGGTACATGTCCCAGTTCATGAAGGAGTATCCCGACAGCCCTCTCAAGGGAACCGTCGAGGATGAGCTTCTTGGGCTTGTGGCGCGCTTCGACAAGGGGGAGCAGCTTCCCGTTACGGCTAAGCGTCCGGCATCCGCGACGGTTGCCGCTGCTCCGGCGCCGGAACGGAAGGCGCTGGCGGAAAAGACTGCGGCGGCAAAGCAGGCCGCGGAGCAGGCTGCGCGCACCGTGTCCGAGGCCGAGCGCCTTGCGGCGGAGAAGGCTGCTGCGGAAAAGGTTGCGGCAGAGCGGGCCGCTGCAGAGAAGGCTGCGGCGGAACGGGTTGCCGCCGAACGTATGGCAGCGGAGAAGGCTGCCCGGGAGAAGGCGGAAGCCGAGCGCATGGCCCTGGCGAAGGCAACGGCCGAGAAGGCGGCCGCAGAGCGTGCGGCTGCGGAAAAGGCCGCAGCGGAACGGGCTGAGGCTGAGCGCCTGGCAGCGGAGAAGCTTGCGAAGGAGAAGGCTGAGGCTGAGCGACTGGCCTCGGAGAAGGCCGCCAAGGAGAAGGCCGAGGCTGAGCGCTTGGCCCTGGAAAAGGCGGCTGCGGAAAAAGCCGCTGCGGAACGTGCCGCAGTCGAGAAAGCCGCTGCGGAGCGGGCTGCTGCGGAACGCCTGGCAGCGGAGAAGTTTGCGCGGGAAAAGGCGGAAGCCGAGCGTCTGGCGGCGGAAAAAACGGCCAGGGAGAAGGTCGAGGCTGAGCGCCTTGCCGCGTTGAAGGCGGCTGACGAAAAGGCTGCTGTCGAGCGCGCTGCTGCAGAAACGCTCGCCGCTGACCGGGCCGCTGCCGAGCGGATCGCCGCGGAGAAGGCTGCCAGGGAGAAGTCGGCGGCTGAGCAGGCGGCCCGAGAGAAGGCGGAAGCCGAGAAGCGTGCTGCCGAACGCCTTGCCGCCGAAAAAGTGGCTGCAGAGAAGGCGGCTGCGGAGCTCCGGCTTGCCGAACAGAAGGCCCGGGAGAAGGCCGAGGCTGATCGTCTCGCAGCCGAGAAGGCCACAAGGGAACGGGCCGCAGCGGAAAAACTGACTGCGGAAAAGGCGGAGGCCAGCAAACGTGCAACTCTCAGGGAAAAGGCCATCGGCGAATACAAGTCGCTCATCGACCGTTTCCCGGGGACCAGGGCCGCGGCAACAGCGACGGCCAAGCTGAAGGATCTCGGCATTGTCTATCCGGTTCCCGGTACCGCCGCCGTGGCGTCGAAGCCGGCACCTTCCGAAAAGAACGCCCAGATCCTCTCTCTGGAGGTGGGTCAGTTTGCCGATGCGGACCTGACGGTTGCCCCGGTCTCCCAAAGCCTGGAGGTCGGCAAGCGGCACGACATTCCCTTTGAAGTGGCCAACAGGGGTAACGGCACCGACAGTTTCTATCTCGAATCGGGCTTTCCTGCCGAGTTCGGAGCCCAGTTCGCCGATGCAGCCAGGAAGGAAATCCCCGTCAACATGACGCCGCCCATCGCTCCCGGGGAACGTTTCAACGGTGTGGTCTCCGTTACCGTTCCGCGCGAGTACATCGATGGCCAGAAGATGATCTATCCCATCAAGATTGCCTCGCGTATGGACAGGGATGCCACCCAGGCCCGGGATATCATGTTTGCCGCCTCGGCGCCGCTTCTCCGCGCCGTGGTCAAGACCGACAAGGGTCAGATTCTTCCCGGAGAGAAGGTCGCCTATCGGGTGACGCTCCTCAACATCGGTACCGCCACTGCCCAGGGGGTAAGCCTGCGGCTTAACTATCCGCCCCAGTACGAACCGGTAAGCCCGGTGGGGACCGGCCTCAAGCAAGAGATGAAGGCGGCGCTGGTGCTTGACGCCATACGTCTCGCATCGGGAGAGAGCAGGGAATTCGATGTGGCCTTCCAGCTGAAGGATGAGGCAATCGCTCAACAAGAGCTCTTCCTGCGGGCAGACGTGGTCAATACTGAACTCCAGACCCGGGATTCCTTCATCTCGGCCTCTTCCTTCGTGAAGCCAGTGAGCGGCGTCGCCGTCAGGACCAACAGCGACAAGCTGGTCGTGATTCCCGGCCAGTCAATAGCCGTGCCCCTTATCGTTACCAACACCGGCAACGTGCGGGAGGATTTCCTCATCAAGCCGCAACTTCCTCCCAACGTCACCTATACCTTCTATCAGGACCTCAACCGCGACGGCATCCGCCAGACGAACGAGCCGATCATTAACCACGTTGGGCCGCTGGCGCCTAAGGAGGAGTCCTACGTGATCCTCGATCTCTCCACGCCGGCCGCCGAGAGCGACGGGACAGCCGCCACCGTTTCCATGGCCTTCGAGCCGGAAAGCGACAAGGCAAAAAGCGTCACCGCGAACCTGCGGTTGGTCTACGCTAGACCTGTGGTTGAACTGGCCATGAGTGGCAAGGGGGGAAGGCTCAAGCCGGGCGAGGTGTCCTCCTTCGAGCTTAATTTCACCAACCGGGGTTCGAGCATGGCCAAGGCTGTGGAACTCCAGAGCGTTCTCCCTGAAGACCTGGAACTGGTCGCATCGGATCCTTCTTTCGGTCGAGCGAAAAACGGCGATTACATCTGGAAGTTTGACGAGCTGGGGGCTGGAGAGAAGCGGGTCATCAAGGTGACCTTCAGGGTCAAGGCGGGAACCGCGGTTGGCAGGAGCATCCAGGTGAAGAACGTCCTGAACTACCAGGATCAACTCGGGAACAGGTACTGA